The following coding sequences lie in one Cannabis sativa cultivar Pink pepper isolate KNU-18-1 chromosome 5, ASM2916894v1, whole genome shotgun sequence genomic window:
- the LOC115716169 gene encoding ubiquitin-conjugating enzyme E2 10 yields the protein MASKRILKELKDLQKDPPTSCSAGPVAEDMFHWQATIMGPPDSPYAGGVFLVTIHFPPDYPFKPPKVAFRTKVFHPNINSNGSICLDILKEQWSPALTISKVLLSICSLLTDPNPDDPLVPEIAHMYKTDRNKYETTARSWTQKYAMG from the exons ATGGCGTCCAAGCGGATCTTGAAAGAGCTCAAGGATCTTCAAAAGGATCCTCCTACCTCTTGCAGCGCTG GCCCAGTAGCCGAAGACATGTTTCATTGGCAAGCAACAATTATGGGTCCACCAGACAGCCCATATGCGGGTGGAGTGTTTCTTGTCACTATTCATTTTCCTCCAGACTATCCATTTAAACCACCAAAG GTTGCATTCAGAACAAAGGTCTTTCACCCTAATATCAACAGCAATGGTAGTATCTGTCTCGATATACTGAAGGAGCAGTGGAGCCCTGCCTTAACCATATCCAAG GTATTGCTTTCAATTTGCTCGTTGCTGACCGATCCCAATCCGGATGACCCGTTGGTGCCCGAGATCGCCCATATGTACAAGACTGATAGGAATAAGTATGAGACAACTGCAAGAAGCTGGACTCAGAAGTATGCTATGGGTTAG